The sequence below is a genomic window from Glycine max cultivar Williams 82 chromosome 20, Glycine_max_v4.0, whole genome shotgun sequence.
ggctttacttcttttccgtgccctactccggaccaattcagggcagaggtcgcatggcctggagattggcctgaggcccgggcaggagaggcgccagcagaggcaccagcagaggctcccgacgaggcagatgaggcccgcgaggacgaggagatgaccgatttacttgatttcttaggagggagcggggccacatgattgggagatcccttgatccatatttctttttgtttctatttttcctgttatatatttttgtttgactaagggactaacgtttgtttcatgttttgacttttgttttgtacatacatatcatttgagttgttacgtcggtacttgtttcgttgttgtcaatagtgtttgttgaaattccggaaccgtgtagagtttttcatttaggaacgtcgttctaaaataaaatgaaccaaaaatcctaataaaaagaaagaagcgttgtgaataaaagtcatgttcataaagaaaagaaaaaggtttttatttatacatgtatgtaaaaggaaaatgtgtatagaaggattcttgtgtgtaaatgatgcgtggaaaggaattcttgtgtgtgtgagcaacgagtgtatatgaaggaACTTTTGAGTGAactataagtgtgtgttgggaaaaatgaaaaatctttgaatgtaaatagggtttgtatatagaccgtgtgacgtaaagagaagagttctaatgcgtgtacagaaaaagtttgtcatgtataaaaatatagatgtacaaagaaaggttttcctcataaaggaccacaggtgtatagtttagtgaacatatataaaaataaaacaaaaagtaaagagaaagaaagaccgcgaaggtcgacatgttatagttaagaagtataaatcattcgtaaagagcaaacgtatcttctggaaacaagggactggtgctaagagtttattttctggaatgaatcgagataaggatggatgaattcattgaactgatgaaagaacataacttggaaacgttgggtttgtctgtgtaaattcccaaccgtagtatcacaatgccataaacaggatgcttgaggGCCCatctggctgtagccatgactaattttgcacgttgttttcaaatcatcattgtcacgcgtgccttatggaacaaTATGGAAGCTCGTCCCGAAATCGAcgccttgacacccaaatttgtttcgccccatatatcaagattggggttcccgcgataaaagaccccattgaaacacaaccttagaccttttgaaccttggcctataaaaagaatcctcattctttcccccgaagcaaaggacagcggaatctcctcaagggagagcgaatagaatgctaaaacccattttcccaaagaaagggatggggaaggagaagtgaaaagaaagaaaaggaagaaatggaaagaaagaaaaagaaaaaagatgaaaataaagaaaagaacaaaaaagaagaggaaagataCCCGGTCGAAGGTCGAagggaagtgaaaagggaaaagaagcaattctcaattaatgaaagaaagaggacagaaattcttcaagccagattgccactcgaagtcattctcgactggcaatatcccaccccacatgaacaaagaggaaaagaccgaaacacccagcttcctctccaaagacaccaccctcgagaaaatcctattggtccgtgatcgtacgtttgatctttgattcgataggaaatcgtgtgcaaaatgaagtcatggtgcagttatggtttgggaataggataaaacacttgccttgtgagttttatacattatgagtgatttatttttagcttagcccgatgtttcccttgcatgttcatttaaaagctaaaagttgacatcctgcccttcattctcggttacaaggaaaattacctaTGGCACAAGtgtattgtttctctaagatatggtgctctcgcgaatgatttatttttctttacaaaaagcatgtttgcctttcaggtggaagaacccggtggaccgtttggTCCTGCCAACCACCCTTttaggagccccatgaatgttattgcctagcgctgttcatgtgtcctccattttcgagtttggaactgtgtttcatgattgcctaagtgcggaccctcaaggcaatcctccattctcaccctttgtcggagccccatgaatgttattgcctagggctgttcatgtgtcctccattttcgagtttggagctgtgtttcatgattgcctaagtgcagaccctcaaggcaatcctccattctcaccctttttcggagccccatgaatgttattgcctagggctgttcatgtgtcctccattttcgagtttggagttgtgtttcatgattgcctaagtgcggaccctcaaggcaatcctccattctcaccctttttcggagccccatgaatgttattgcctagcgctgttcatgtgtcctccactttcgagtttggagctgtgtttcatgattgcctaagtgcggaccctcaaggcaatcctccattctcaccctttttcggagccccatgaatgttattgcctagcgctgttcatgtgtcctccactttcgagtttggagctgtgtttcatgattgcctaagtgcggaccctcaaggcaatcctccattctcaccttttttcggagccccatgaatgttattgcctagggttgttcatgtgtcctccactttcgagtttggagctgtgtttcatgattgcctaagtgcggaccctcaaggcaatcctccattctcaccctttttcggagccccatgaatgttattgcctagcgttgttcatgtgtcctccactttcaagtttggagttgtgtttcatgattgcctaagtgtggaccctcaaggcaatcctccattctccccctttttttcggagccccatgaatgttattgcctagcgctgttcatgtgtcctccactttcaagtttggagctgtgtttcatgattgcctaagtgcggaccctcaaggcaatcctccatactccacctttgttcggagccccatgaatgtcattgcttagtgttgttcatgtgtcctccattatcaagcgtgAAGCCTCTGGTGATTGGGAAATACgttcttctgttgttttccagatcggttccttcgccaaacttgtgcatatgtgtatatgtatattatattcgttgttcttattgttgtttgtattttttttgtgcagaagaaaaaaagaaggagtagagacgagagtcgtcatcatggaaagggcaggacggacgaaatcagtgtcctatctttgctttcctcttatctccgatgagaggtaagtaaagaggggcaactgtcataccctaatttcgtccggaggttattatttgatgatatacaatctttgattgaccgcttcgagatacttggcgccctttgttgcacaatatgtgaagtcccgagacgtgccgagaatcaaaaggaagcaggcttacgcgattcgtgaaaattccgtaatgtgacggaaatcgaaaagaggtgttttgcgcaatccgtgagtttccgtaacttcttcgaaagctaaaaaagagtaaatacataatctgtAAGGATTCGTACCCTTGCGGAAgggaaataagtatcgttacgaaattcgtaaagtttcgtaacgttacggaaaaagaattaccaaaaaaatagaaggggtgcatttagtaaaaggggggtacaaatagcaatctggcccacttgggccttccagatccttcctccagaaggctgttgcttctggaggaagcaaccttgctcgcctgggcgagctgggtggcaagctcctcccctattttgctataaatagggggaggagtgaagaagaaaagggttcagccttcttggcacttctctctctctcgaaattgctgaggaaaattatttccgtgaagaaaatccaagccgaggcgcttccgtaacgtttccatgagtaattacgcgaagattctcgaccgttcttcaacattcatcgtttgttcttcgtgttcttcagtcttcaacgggtaagtacctcaaaccgagcttttcaattcattctatgtacccgtggtggtccacattttgtttcatgtatttttattctcgttttcattcgctttttatacacccttttgacgtgcttaagccatttatttaagtcatttctcgcttaatctaaaaataaaataaatttccaccgatcgtttgaattgtatcatctgttaatttcggttaaaatgaattccgaccgttcggtcgtgccgtaaccacgttggaaatcaaaaaagaggtaaaataataatataataataaaaaaataccttttagtaaagtaaagcgaaaaatcaatcggacgttttctctttgggatttctcattcttaattgaattgactaataactaaagtgaaactaaggctaaaatcaaactcgcctagtcaagctcgtccacaaaaataagtttttgaaagtttatcatttcagtttcttactaagtaaaaaggatcatttttaaggtccaacgccttaaaatgatcacccctcaagtaaaaaatcaatcacttgattcacgcataaaaaagaactacgtaggtctgatttcctcttcgatggagggtacgtaggagcaagagccccgcttttgtcgacctcaaaaaataaaaagaaataaagttaaggtaatacaatttccacaattctaaaaaagtaggttgttgtccttcgagacaaacgtgagaggtgctaataccttcctcaaacgtaaatacaactcccgaacttagaatttttattttgaccggtttccttcggttttcccgacgttttccacaaataaacgttggtggcgactccgcgcatctttcctcctttggaaagcgcacccgtgagcctcgccttcgctcgcccgcaacagggcacgttgcgacagtatgtatatatataagtatgtaTTTGTTCACATGTTTGTgagttgtttggtgaatgtacatcgcaaaaaatttaccatcgttttcacaatcaaattaatgaaGCTTTTACTTCTAAATTGAAATGTCATATTTTATAGTaagtgatatcgtagcgacgaggcgggtcgttacacttTCTCTCAATAGTTCCTTTGTGTTGTGGAGTATAGGATAATGTTATTTCATGCACTATCACTTCTACCTCATAGAAGTTTCGAAACACATCTAATACATACTCACCACCTTCGTTTGTTCTTAACACTTTTATctgtttgttattttgtttctaaatcaaCCTTTTGAACTTTTTGAACACATCAAACACATCACTCttcattttaatcaaataaatccaCACTTTTCTAGTTAAATCATCAATGAAGGAAACACAATGCATATTTGCACCAAGAGATCCAATTTGGATGGTCCATACACATTTGAGTAGATTACCTCAAGCTTGTCACTTGACCTGGTTGAAACCAGTTGCTTGAAGGTGTTTCTAGTTTGCTTTCACTCCAAGCATTCCTCGTATACTTCACTTGGCATTTGAATGTGTGGTAAGCCATGCACCATATTATTCCTATTTAGGTCTCTAAAATTCAGATGTCCAAACCTATAATGCTAGAGCAACTTACTTTTGTTCACTGCTGTAGTTAGACATTCATGTTCCATAACATCAATTCCTACTTTAAAGATTTTGTTCTTTGACAAATGAGCCTTTAGAACCAATCTCTTCTTATTGTCATACACCTCTAGCACATTATCCTCCATTTTCATcacaaatcttttttttctaGCAATTGGCCAAGGCATAAGAGATTACTCTTCATTCTTGGCATAAATAGTACATAAGAAATGAAAGATTGTTTACCatccttaattttaattaatactttGCCAACTTCTTTTACCTTGAGTGTGCTATCATCAACAAATTTAACTTTATTCTTTGTTGATTCATCAAGACTTACAAACCAGTCTCTTCTACCTATTTTGTGAGTGGAACAACTAGTGTCCAAGTACCAAGATAAAGAATTATCAATCTTAGTACTTATGGTAACCATCAACAACTCTGGCTCTGAATCTAACCCATCATTATGAACAAGATTTGCTCAACCATtaaattttccttttcctcctttGCCACTTCTATATTCATTTGCAAAGTGTCCCCACTTGTCCAATTGTATCAGTGAATCTTCTTCTTATCAAACTTCCTCTTATTtgcaaaattaataaactaaaataaaaccatttaaaaaacataaagtatctaaataaaattattgaaaaacataaaatagcAAAATGAAAACATTTAAAAGTGACTATATTTCAATTAACATGTCCAAAAGAAAACAGGGACAAACATAATTTCCAGAAGTAGAGGCGTGGAGTTGAGTGTAATTATTCCAAAACCTTGTTTCACTTACTAGCTAAGAAGCAAAAGGAGAGCACCGCCTCGCACTGCGCATGCAGAGAAAAACCTAAAGTGGCGGAAGATGACGGAGGTGGCGAGATCAGTGGTGCACGACGTTTTGGGGCAAAGAGTGGTCGACGTGGACCAGCCAATCGTCGATTATATCGTCAACGTCCTCGCCGACGATGACTTCGATTTCGGCCTCGACGGCGAAGGCGCCTTCGATGCCCTCGGCGAGCTCCTCGTCGCCGCCGACTGCGTCGACGATTTCTCCCACTGCCGCTCCGTGAGTCCCTCGTTCATTTCCTTCAATCAATCCCTCATTCGTTTTCTTCATTCACGAAACCCTTTCTCAGTTAAATTTGAAACGCAGGTATGCAGCACGCTGTGCGACAAGTTCGGGAAGCACGGTTTGGTGAAGGAGAAGCCCGCTGTGCGAAGCCTTGCGGCGCCGTTTCGAATGAACGAGGGAATGGACGACGTCCAAGCTCCCAAGAAGAAGCCCGAGCCCGTCGACGGCCCTCTTCTATCCGAACGCGATCGCTTAAAGCTCGAGCGgcgaaaacgcaaggatgaacGCCAGCGAGAGGTGCTTCTTTTATTCTTCTTGTGATCTTTGATTTCATTTGTATGCATTGTTAGATTAAGCTATTTTTCAATGTCAACTGTCCAGAAGATTTATTGTATAAGTCAACAAACATACTATACATGTACCTGGCTAGTTGTAATTGGAGGATGAGTGTAAAaacactttattattatttgagtttATATGACTATAGAAGGACATGAACAGGCACAATACCAAATACACTTGGCGGAGATGGAGGCAGCACGAGCGGGGATGCCGGTGGTGTGTGTGAGGCATGATAGCAGTGGGGGACCAAACGTGAAGGACATTCATATGGAGAATTTCAACATCTCTGTTGGTGGTCGTGATCTCATTGTGGATGGTTGTGTGACACTTTCATTTGGAAGGCATTATGGTTTGGTAGGAAGGAATGGGACGGGGAAAACCACTTTCCTTAGGCACATGGCTATGCATGCCATTGATGGTGTTCCAAGGAATTGCCAGATACTGCATGTGGAGCAAGAGGTGACAGGTGATGCTACGACTGCTTTGCAGTGTGTCCTCAATGCTGACATTGAGAGGACTCAGCTTCTCGATGAAGAAACTCAGTTAGTTGCCCAACAGGTGAGAAATTGAATGTGTGTTGCTTTGCTTGTTATTTGTATGTGCTCTTGAAACTGGGACAACTGAGGATGTTGTGGTTGTTTGACAGAGGGAATTGGAGGACAAAAACGAAAAAGGTGATTTGAATGGAGTGGTCGGTAGGGATGACATTTCAAAAAGGCTTGAGGAAATATATAAGAGGCTTGAACTCATTGATGCTGATTCTGCCGAGGCACGAGCAGCATCAATACTAGCGGTGAGTTCATTGTTGATTCATACCATAATTTGTTAGTCACTTGTTGGAAGGTCTTATTCTCTTATTAGCCACTTGGATCTTGTTGAATTATAGGTTTGTAGCTTATTCTTATGCTAATATGTCTTTCACTTTGCCTTATTTATTGGGTAATTGATTTTCCAAAAGGAGAACATGTGATGGTAAGTGTTGGGAAAACTCAACACTCAACAAAATTACCCACATGTCCAAGGGATCTTTGATGGAACACATTgtagaatttttatttcttggctCTATATATAGAGCTAAATAAcaatacaaaaattcaaatattatcatatcctaatcttttaaaaaaagaaacaaatccctaaaatagtttaaaacaaattaataaaatatttaaatctagaTAAAATCCTAAAGATTTGAAACATAACAAATTCCTAAAAGAATCTCCTTGAATTTTCATCAACtccatttattttgaaatttgaattgttcTCCAACTGTAAGGAATACAAAATCAGTACGCAAACATGTTTTTAGATGAGGGTCTCAAACATGCTAGTAGATGAATTTCTGTCTCTGTTACTTTAACATCAAGCACTCCTTGTGATTGGTTACTTTTACtttcattaaaatttgttgTAAGTATTTTCTTATGACACAGAAACACTCTTTCCAAAATCATGATCTTACTGATCAAGGGCATTTTCAGGGTTTGAGTTTCACTCCTGAGATGCAGAAAAAGGCAACAAAAACATTTTCTGGAGGATGGCGGATGCGAATAGCTCTTGCTCGTGCATTGTTTATAGAGCCTGATATATTGCTTCTTGATGAGCCTACGGTTACTCATCATTCCAAGTTTCTTTCATGATTCATGGATGCCTTGGTTTATagaatttatgaattttgttttattgcAGAATCATCTTGATCTTCATGCTGTCTTATGGCTTGAATCTTACTTGGTTAAATGGCCAAAAAcatttattgttgtttctcATGCTAGAGAATTTTTAAACACGGTAACATATCGGCTTATCTTAATTTGATTTGGTGTTTTGTTGGTTAAATGCTTTCTCTAAATGTGTTCCCAGCATATCTTTTTAACTTGTTAACTGCATGCCCAGGTGGTTACTGATATAATTCACTTGCAAAACCAAAAGCTGACTACTTATAAAGGGAATTATGATACTTTTGAGAAGACTCGAGAAGAACAAGTTAAAAACCAGCAAAAAGCATTAGAGGCAAACGAACGTGCTAGATCTCATATGCAGGTATTATTTTCAACTGTTATAGTTATTCTTCTTTGTGTGGatagtttattttgtttcttcctaCTTAATCCTTATGCATTGTACTATATTACTAAGACAGTGTAGTCTCATCCAGTGATTGGAACTTACGATCTAGGACTGGTAACTGTAAATAATAATACTATAACAAACTTGTGGTTTTGTGATATCCTTACTTTTTGGATATCCGCTACCCTCTAAGTGATTTCCAACCTCAAGATTATTACATAAGGACTTGGGAAAGGGTGAACACAATGGTACTTGGGATGGGATAATCACATAGATAgttttaattctatttatttgcatatatagatatgcatattttgtttattgctgAGCCTAAAAAAACTGAgtcaatcaaaatcaaaaccaacaaaataaacaaatccATTATCCATCTTgcttttataataaacattgTGTTTAGAACTTTGCTTGTTACTTTGGTTTTCTCAAGTTATTGTGATGTGATGCTAGAAGCTTAGGATCTGCTGCTTGGTTATACTAGTTTACTGGGTTGTTAATTTCAAGCCTCAATTTTTGAACCTATACAACAAGAACTACACCTTATGCCACTAAGTGGGGTAAACTTGTCAAACTATattctattatatttataaatcagGTACTCAGGCCAATTCATTTTAGAAGTTAGATCTTGGGTGGTAAACAAATGAGGAAGTATATAAGTTACTACATTCATGGTATGATGTGTGGACATTGGCTTTCTCAATGTGCTTTCTAATATTAGTTTGGTGGTGTTTGCACAGATATAGTATTTGTATCTGATGCTGATACTGTTAGGATATAAGGAGAAGGGGAGTTTAGAATATTaggtagttagttagttagttagagaagtttattagatataaatagggAAGGATAGTGGGATGGAGGGGGATAAGTTGTCATTTGTAAATGAGCATTAGctctttgtgaaggggaaaccctTGGAGGAGAGACTTCTCTCCTATTCCTTGTTCTTTTCATCCTATTCAAtaaaatctttcttttctttcctgttTCTATTCTTGGTTCCTAACAGATACACTCTCATACTAATATAACAGTTTTTGATAGAGTCGCAATCACAGTGGTAGGGGTGGAGTGGCCTTTGGCATCCACAGATCTGGAATTGCGGAGTATTTTGATGTTGTGGGTGTTGTGGTCAGGTTTGTGGCCCAAAACACAGGCTTGTTTGGCACAATAGTGTCGCTACAGAAAAATGGGCTGATTTCCCTTTTTGCCTTCAAAACTGCGTTGTTTTGAGGGGTTTAAAGGCTATAATGGACTTCCCCCCTTTCAGACTGCTTAAAAAAGCCAAGCACCCcttttttccacctttttcttCTCCCCTTCCTTGTTCTTCAACAACAACCCCTCCTTTTCTAGTCTCTGTTCTGCGACTCATCTCCAGCAGAGCCACCCATCTCCGGCCGGCCCTGGTGGCTTTTCTGGCTAGATccatctcttttcttctctgtaTTCTGTGATTCTGCTCTGCTACCTCCTTTCCTATCACTATGTGCTACTATCTAGGACTGATAGCTGTGTAAATCATAATACTATAACAAACTAGTAGTTTTGTGATATCCTTAATTTTTGGATATCTGCTACCCTCTAAGTGCTTTCCAACCTCAAGATTATTACATAAGGACTTGGGAAAGGGTGGACATAATGGTGCTTAGGATGGGATAATCACATAtagataattttagttttatttatttgcatatatagatatgcatattttatttattgctgaGCCCAAAAAAACTGAGTCAATCAAAATCTAAaccagcaaaataaaaaaatccattatCCATTTACTGAGAAAAAGGACAGTGAGGGATTTGAGCCCTCAAaagttatttgttttgaactatACCGGTTTTCAAGACCAGGGTCCAGGGCTATCGACCACTCAGCCATCTCACTCAAAGCTAATTTGTATTTATCTATATTACAGTTAATAGAACATGATGTATTTGTTGTGccctttattcttttaaaaaaactattgttTGTCTACAAATTGTATTGCATACTTGTATCAAATGTTGTGAAAATTGAGATCTTACACGGGATCGGAAGGGGATGAAAAATCATAACACAGATCATAAGATCTTACAAACGGAAAATGTACAtgtaataaaaaagacatagataaggaaatattttgtaattcatgaacattgtacTAAATTTGTTCAAATTGGTTTGGGTCATAAAAATATGGGTTTCGGTTTCACAACCCGACCCATGACTTGCAACTAAAGATCGGCACGGATCAACATGCGATATTTCACGCTAATAATTAAGATTCAAAATGATCCTAAATGTGTTCTGATTTTCTATTTGATTAGCACGGGAAGTgcttttaaaatcaaaagattgtgCAATTGTCCGATATTCCCAATGTTGTTAATGGAGGATGGCGGAAAGCCAAAAATCTGCTATAAAAATATGGCGGATGGCGTAGTGGAAAATGgcggacaaaaaaaaatataaagtacatatatataattataaataaccaagtaccaacaccaaataaactcattcaaattgaaaaaaaacaatggattgcattcaaataaactaaaaaagttaaaaagtttcatgagttcatacaaaagttaaaCTAAAACGTGGTGtcaaactgaaaataaaaataaaaatgggtgtaaaaaataaaagagtgtcaaagagaaaaacgaaaaaaaagcTGCAGACATAAAAAACGGGTGTCTAacagcaaaacaaaacaaaaaaaaaacaaaaaaaaaacggaCCTCTGCTGGCCGTCGACGTTCGCCGTTCGTGCGGGTGCGGACTGCGGGGTCGTGTGCGTCGCCTTTGTGAGGTCATGCCGGTGCGGTGTCGTGCGGCTGCCGTTCGTTGCTGCTGGGTGCGGTGTTGTCGCTGCTGGTCGTGCTGCTGTGTTCTGTGCTGTGCCTTGTCGGTTCTCCTCGCTGCGCTTTTGCATTACAATATCGGGTAGGGTTGGGTCGGGTCAGCCCAATGCCTACTgggcaaaaaacaaaaaaaacccgCTATTCCGCCTTTTCTGCTATACCGCCATGACCGCCATGGCTATGGCGGCCGCCATAAGCAACCCGCCACGCCACTTCTATTCGGTGGCGTTTTTTCAAATTTCCGCCGCGCAATTCCGCCATTGTGCCGCCATGACCGCCATTTGATAACACTGGATATTCCACGCATTTTTTACAACAATGCTTGTATCTATACTTCCCATGCTGCAttggaagaacaaaattttgatattagacttgataatactaaaaaaatctgATTA
It includes:
- the LOC100790412 gene encoding ABC transporter F family member 3 → MTEVARSVVHDVLGQRVVDVDQPIVDYIVNVLADDDFDFGLDGEGAFDALGELLVAADCVDDFSHCRSVCSTLCDKFGKHGLVKEKPAVRSLAAPFRMNEGMDDVQAPKKKPEPVDGPLLSERDRLKLERRKRKDERQREAQYQIHLAEMEAARAGMPVVCVRHDSSGGPNVKDIHMENFNISVGGRDLIVDGCVTLSFGRHYGLVGRNGTGKTTFLRHMAMHAIDGVPRNCQILHVEQEVTGDATTALQCVLNADIERTQLLDEETQLVAQQRELEDKNEKGDLNGVVGRDDISKRLEEIYKRLELIDADSAEARAASILAGLSFTPEMQKKATKTFSGGWRMRIALARALFIEPDILLLDEPTNHLDLHAVLWLESYLVKWPKTFIVVSHAREFLNTVVTDIIHLQNQKLTTYKGNYDTFEKTREEQVKNQQKALEANERARSHMQTFIDKFRYNAKRASLVQSRIKALDRMGHVDEIVNDPDYKFDFPTPEDRPGAPIISFSDASFGYPGGPILFKNLNFGIDLDSRIAMVGPNGIGKSTILKLIAGDLQPSSGTVFRSAKVRIAVFSQHHVDGLDLSSNPLLYMMRCYPGVPEQKLRAHLGSFGVTGNLALQPMYTLSGGQKSRVAFAKITFKKPHIILLDEPSNHLDLDAVEALIQGLVLFQGGILMVSHDEHLISGSVEELWVVSDGRVAPFHGTFQDYKKILQSS